One region of Camelina sativa cultivar DH55 chromosome 6, Cs, whole genome shotgun sequence genomic DNA includes:
- the LOC104698998 gene encoding uncharacterized protein LOC104698998 gives MQEMEAMFQKVTSKAPEVDLVLEATQRTPFPKRLAMTPVRRLVKPRLSYYDGTADPRDFLHTFGVSLGPLQFSPEEYDAKICQIFAEHLTGTALSWFLRLPSWSIDSIKDLITEFLKQFSALMENKNSHADLYALTQERQEPLWSFIRRFKEIVANVSIPDVAAIVTLGNALWYESRFKEELSLTHVETIADALLRGAKHIELKEEKDVDAKKHTKAKTTVIKEPTIIAPKIEHTEPRQHFTRNQDRTRRTFLIADDVQQKQPWNVYVRREGGESITTQYCDYHQSSTHATEDCRYLQMILMERYKKGAIVFESDRSKMPRPRKNNPKRGETAARKFESKNSKILDDQSEDELGASDDVTHEK, from the coding sequence ATGCAGGAAATGGAAGCGATGTTCCAAAAAGTGACGAGCAAGGCACCAGAGGTAGACCTTGTGCTGGAAGCAACACAACGAACACCATTCCCCAAAAGGCTGGCGATGACGCCAGTACGACGACTGGTCAAGCCGAGGTTAAGCTACTACGACGGAACCGCCGACCCGCGAGATTTTCTGCACACCTTTGGGGTATCCCTCGGCCCTCTGCAATTCAGCCCGGAAGAGTACGACGCCAAAATATGTCAGATCTTTGCCGAGCACTTGACAGGCACCGCTCTGAGTTGGTTTTTGCGGCTCCCTTCTTGGTCAATTGACAGCATAAAGGACTTAATAACCGAATTTCTGAAGCAATTCTCGGCTTTGATGGAGAACAAAAACTCTCACGCCGACCTTTATGCCCTGACACAGGAACGTCAAGAACCGCTTTGGTCTTTCATAAGACGGTTCAAAGAGATCGTCGCCAATGTTTCAATCCCGGATGTCGCGGCAATCGTCACGCTCGGAAATGCTCTATGGTATGAATCCCGTTTCAAGGAAGAACTATCCTTGACACATGTGGAAACAATAGCCGACGCATTGCTTCGGGGAGCGAAGCATATCGAGCTCAAAGAGGAGAAGGACGTTGACGCAAAGAAGCACACAAAGGCAAAAACCACTGTGATTAAAGAGCCAACGATCATCGCTCCAAAAATCGAGCACACCGAGCCTCGGCAGCATTTCACCCGGAATCAAGATCGGACCCGCCGGACCTTCTTGATCGCCGACGACgtacaacaaaaacaaccatGGAACGTCTACGtcagaagagaaggaggagaaagcATCACGACCCAGTACTGCGATTACCACCAAAGCTCCACTCATGCGACTGAGGATTGCCGCTATCTCCAAATGATCTTGATGGAACGATATAAAAAAGGCGCAATAGTCTTCGAGTCTGACAGAAGTAAGATGCCCCGGCCCAGGAAGAACAATCCCAAGCGAGGAGAAACTGCTGCCCGCAAATTCGAAAGCAAAAATTCTAAGATTCTCGACGATCAAAGTGAGGATGAACTAGGGGCATCAGACGACGTCACCCACGAGAAGTGA